Proteins found in one Roseovarius pelagicus genomic segment:
- a CDS encoding MarR family winged helix-turn-helix transcriptional regulator translates to MGKTDQIRALITRLGRLDAADGWGDDLNPAQRSALDYLSRANELSRSPSHVAEYLGTTRGTASQTLKALLRKGFVTEIRSESDRRSIQYDVAEAGHTALLTKSRLLLALSEMPDSELSEVHSILAKTLEVAADRNGFRPFGICQTCRYFAPRQGGGHCKLLNIALAASETKKICHEHSVE, encoded by the coding sequence ATGGGAAAAACAGACCAGATACGTGCCTTGATCACCCGGCTAGGGCGACTGGATGCGGCGGACGGTTGGGGGGACGACCTCAATCCGGCGCAGCGCAGCGCGTTGGACTATCTGTCGCGGGCGAATGAGCTGTCGCGTTCGCCGTCTCATGTGGCAGAGTATCTGGGAACGACCCGTGGAACGGCTTCCCAGACGCTGAAGGCATTACTGCGCAAAGGTTTTGTGACTGAAATACGATCAGAAAGCGATCGACGGTCGATCCAATATGATGTGGCCGAAGCAGGGCATACCGCCCTCTTAACCAAGTCTCGCCTGTTGCTGGCACTTAGCGAAATGCCAGATAGTGAACTTAGCGAAGTACATTCAATCTTGGCGAAAACCTTGGAAGTGGCGGCTGACAGGAATGGGTTCCGACCGTTCGGAATATGTCAGACATGCCGCTATTTTGCACCAAGGCAGGGCGGTGGCCATTGCAAGCTGCTGAACATCGCGCTTGCAGCATCGGAAACAAAGAAGATCTGCCACGAACATTCCGTAGAGTGA
- a CDS encoding serine hydrolase domain-containing protein, producing the protein MPPPALARTQQNPRSARDLGIMRGFPPPPEKRPTLENWDLAPFNRWSFQNMRSLFPTADVWRGTAPVRPFHSDLQDLDTITFTAQDGSTKSVRDWLTSSYTDGFLIMHRGHVITESYFNDMRRQTPHLSQSVGKSIVGALVGVLHGEGKVDLDAPLADIVPELAQCGYATATLNQVLDMRSGVRFTEDYGMAGSDMTQIDIASGWRPPAYGEIVPTIRDVILTLPQERDHGEAFKYRSIETDLLAWVLERVSGQSLATLLSERIWSRLGCERDGFFTVDSAGTALADGGFNATLRDYARFGLMMLSGGRVGDVQVVPETWVEDSRTGDPDVFGAPYTIASPNGAYSRQWWIHDAKRRDFMARGVFGQLIYLDPETDFMAVKLSSWPDYLIESFTVDMLAAVTAIRDALSA; encoded by the coding sequence ATGCCCCCCCCCGCCCTCGCACGGACGCAGCAAAACCCGCGCAGCGCGCGCGATCTGGGCATCATGCGTGGTTTCCCCCCGCCTCCGGAAAAACGCCCCACGCTGGAAAACTGGGACTTGGCCCCGTTTAACCGCTGGTCATTTCAGAACATGCGCAGCCTCTTTCCGACGGCCGATGTCTGGCGCGGAACAGCACCGGTGCGCCCGTTCCACAGCGATCTACAGGACCTGGATACCATTACGTTTACTGCCCAGGACGGCAGCACAAAATCGGTCCGCGACTGGTTGACCAGCAGCTATACTGACGGTTTTCTGATCATGCACCGAGGCCATGTGATAACTGAAAGCTACTTCAACGACATGCGTCGCCAGACCCCGCATCTCTCGCAATCCGTGGGCAAATCCATCGTCGGCGCTTTGGTAGGTGTGCTGCACGGCGAAGGCAAAGTTGATCTGGACGCCCCACTGGCCGATATCGTGCCTGAACTTGCGCAATGTGGATACGCGACGGCAACGCTGAACCAAGTGCTCGACATGCGCTCTGGTGTGCGCTTTACCGAAGACTACGGCATGGCCGGATCTGACATGACGCAGATAGACATTGCCAGCGGCTGGCGTCCGCCTGCCTATGGTGAGATCGTGCCAACGATCCGCGACGTGATACTGACTTTGCCGCAAGAACGCGACCACGGCGAGGCGTTCAAGTACCGCTCGATCGAGACTGACTTGCTGGCTTGGGTGTTGGAACGTGTCAGCGGACAATCTCTCGCCACCTTGCTGTCAGAGCGCATCTGGTCGCGGCTGGGATGCGAACGTGACGGATTCTTTACCGTCGACAGCGCAGGTACTGCGCTCGCTGATGGTGGGTTCAATGCAACGCTGCGCGACTACGCGCGCTTTGGTCTGATGATGCTGAGTGGTGGCCGTGTTGGCGATGTGCAGGTTGTCCCCGAAACATGGGTCGAAGACAGCCGCACGGGCGACCCTGACGTGTTTGGCGCACCATACACCATTGCATCGCCGAATGGCGCCTATAGCCGTCAGTGGTGGATACACGATGCCAAACGGCGCGACTTCATGGCCCGGGGTGTCTTTGGCCAACTGATCTATCTCGATCCTGAAACAGATTTCATGGCGGTAAAACTGTCCAGTTGGCCGGATTACCTGATTGAAAGCTTCACCGTCGACATGCTTGCCGCTGTCACTGCGATCCGCGACGCGCTGAGCGCGTGA
- a CDS encoding extracellular solute-binding protein has product MTLKRSIPALVAASFMLATPALAEGELNIYNWGNYTNPELIEKFEEKYDVEVNLDGYDSNETMLAKVREGNTGYDIVVPGDSTVKIMIEQGMLAEIKPNEMENFGNMDPKWVDVWWDPGRSYSVPWQWGTTSFTVDTEVFGGDINTLALMFEPPEELKGRINMLNDMHDVINAGLRYKGYDRCNSNTDELRDVTELLINAKQHWRTMDYSTIEKLTSNDVDLSQNWNGAAMRARAQRPTLQYAYPVEGFTGWMDNVAVLKDAPNMDNAKLFVNFIMAPENAALISNFARYANGIKGSEEFMDEEMLSAPEIVMPADAPTPDFVKPCSQEVTDMYNKIWTKLKQ; this is encoded by the coding sequence TTCCATACCCGCGCTGGTCGCGGCGAGCTTCATGCTCGCAACGCCGGCTCTCGCCGAAGGCGAGCTGAACATCTATAACTGGGGCAACTATACCAACCCAGAACTGATCGAGAAGTTCGAAGAAAAGTACGATGTAGAAGTCAATCTGGACGGCTACGATTCGAACGAAACGATGCTGGCCAAAGTCCGTGAGGGCAACACCGGCTATGACATCGTTGTTCCCGGCGATTCAACTGTGAAGATCATGATCGAACAGGGAATGCTGGCCGAAATCAAACCGAACGAGATGGAAAACTTTGGCAACATGGACCCGAAATGGGTTGATGTCTGGTGGGATCCGGGCCGGAGCTACTCGGTGCCATGGCAATGGGGCACGACCTCTTTCACGGTCGATACCGAGGTATTTGGCGGCGATATCAATACGCTGGCTCTGATGTTTGAACCACCAGAAGAGCTAAAAGGCCGGATCAACATGCTGAACGACATGCATGACGTGATCAACGCCGGTCTGCGCTACAAGGGCTATGATCGCTGCAACTCTAACACTGATGAGCTGCGTGATGTGACCGAACTGTTGATCAATGCCAAGCAGCACTGGCGCACTATGGATTATTCCACCATCGAGAAACTGACATCGAACGACGTCGATCTCAGCCAGAACTGGAACGGGGCCGCGATGCGTGCCCGTGCCCAGCGTCCAACGCTGCAATACGCCTATCCGGTCGAAGGCTTTACCGGCTGGATGGACAACGTTGCCGTGCTCAAGGACGCACCCAACATGGACAACGCGAAACTCTTCGTGAACTTCATCATGGCGCCTGAAAACGCCGCGCTGATTTCGAACTTTGCCCGCTATGCCAACGGCATCAAAGGCAGCGAAGAGTTCATGGACGAAGAAATGCTGAGCGCGCCTGAGATTGTCATGCCTGCGGATGCACCTACGCCCGATTTCGTCAAACCCTGCTCGCAGGAAGTGACGGACATGTACAACAAGATCTGGACCAAGCTGAAGCAGTAA